The nucleotide window CCTGTTCGTTAAAATCGGTAAGAATGGAGTTCAATTCTGCTTCCCATTGTTGAATAGACAGTGTCAGCGCCTCCTTTTAAAAATCTTACTGCTTGTTTTCATACTCCTTGATTTTGCCTACACGGTTTTCGTGGCGGCCGCCTTCGTACTCCTCTGTAAGCCATACAGCTGCAATCTCCCGCGCAAGCCCAGGTCCGATGACACGCTCTCCCATCGCGAGCATATTGCTGTCATTGTGCTGGCGAGTTGCTTTCGCACTGAATACATCATGCACCAGCGCACAGCGAATGCCCTTCACCTTGTTCGCAGCGATGCTCATGCCAATGCCTGTACCGCAAATCAAGATTCCCTTATCAAACTCTCCGTTCGCCACTTTTTCCGCAACCGGGAGCGCATAGTCTGGATAGTCAACAGAAGTACCGCACTCACAGCCGAAATCTTCATACTGAATATTCATTTCATCCATCAATTTCTTAATTTCCTCGCGGATATTGACTCCGCCATGATCTGAAGCAATTGCAACCTTCATTTGTAAAATCCTCCTATGTTTTCCCGCTTGCGGGGCGATTATATCTACTGTTATTTTCTCATATTCGCTCTGGATTATAAAGAAAACGGTTTTTTTGTATTGATATTCATTACTAATATTTGTTTAGAAAAAGATTTTATAGCGAGTTTTACTTTTTTATAGCGACTTTTTGCTTTTTATAGCGAGTTTCATTTTTATATAGCGACTTTTCGTTTTTTATAGCGAGTTTCATTTTTATATGGCGACTTTTCGTTTTTTATAGCGAGTTTTTAATTTATATAGCGACTTTCTCATTTTTATAGCGACTTGGAAATTCAGCGCCATTTTTTCCAACTCAAAAAAAGAAAACCACAGCATCTTCCAGCTGTGGTCCAACAATTATTTACAACGAAAACTTCGTAATCGTGCTTTTTAGTTTTCCGGCCTGGTTTTGCAGTTCTACCGCCAACTCTTCTACATCTGAAATGACTTCCGCCTGCTGTTCGGCAGCTGAGGCCACGCTCAATGCTCCGGCAGAAGTCTCTTCCGCAATCGCGGCCATTTCCTGCGATTGATTGGATGTGTGCTGGATGGTTTTCATTTGCGTTTCGACAAGTGCGGTAATCGTGTGGATCACATCTGCCATCTCGTGGATAGTTTCCGTCATTTCTTCAATTACCTGGTTTGTCTTCTCGCCTTTCTTCGCTTCACCATTCGCCGTCTCGACCTGTCTGCTGATCTGGCCGACGACGTTCTGCACCTCAGACTGGATGTTTTGGATCAAGCCTGATATTCCCTGGACAGCATCCGCACTCTGGTCGGCAAGCTTCCTCACTTCTTCGGCGACAACTGCGAAGCCTTTGCCATGCTCTCCGGCACGTGCTGCTTCAATCGATGCATTAAGCGCGAGCAAATTCGTCTGTGCAGCGATATCGCCAACAAGCTGGATGATCTGCTCCACTTTTGTCGCGTTTTCTTCTAATCGTTTGACCGTGCCAAGCGATTCGCGGTTATCATTCGCAAGCCTTTCAATCCCTGAAATCAATGAATGGATGGCATCCTTTGATTCCTGGAGATCTTTAACCATTTCCACGGAGATCGATTCAGATGCCCGCGCTTTTTCCTGGACGTCTTCTGCGATCCGGATGACTTCATCAACCGATTCCGCCGTCGTTTGCGTAGATAGCGCCGAAGAATCAGCTCCAGCCGCAATTTCCTTGATCGTCGTTGAAATGATCGACGCCTGCTCGGAGGCTGCTGCTGATTGGCCGGAAATGCGGATTACTTTTTCATTTGTTTCATTGAAATTCGCATCAATCTGGCTGACCATCTCACGCAGGTTTGACAGCATGTTATTGAAGGCCATTCCCAAAGAGCGGATTTCGTCATCCGATTTCGAGACTTCGACATCCTCGCCAATCTCACCCTGTGCCGCCTTCAAAGCCGATTGTTCCAGCTTTTGCAATGGCTTGATAATAAGACCGGCAGCCATATACGCGAGCAGCCCGGACCAGAAGATACCGAGACCTAGAACTGCGGCAGTATAAACGACCGAATTAATGCCAATGAACTTTTGAACAAAAGGATAAAGGAAATAAATAAAGAATGCACTTGTTGAATACGTGATGATCGCTAACACGGTCGTCAGTATGACCATTTTCTTTCGCAATCCCATTTTGTAGCTTCGTTTTGAACCCACTGACAATCCCCCTGAAAAAATGAATTTGCATCGTTCCACTTTTCGAATCGCTGCGAAAAGTTTTTCTCAAGGGTATTATCGGATTTTATCGATGATTCTTTCGATACTTTTTTGAATTTCTTGAAAAGCTTTCCGATAAATTTGCTCATCCCCGCCATACGGGTCGGCCACATCTCGGCTTCCGCTTTCCCCCGCAAATTCTTTTAATGTAAAAGTTTTCTCAGCCGCGTCTGGATATTGGCTAAGAATCAGCCCTTTATGGCTACCGGTCATCGTCAGGACCACTGTCGCCCAATCAATCATATCCTTTGTCAATGTCGAGGAAAGATGCTCATGGCTTATTTCGTTTTCCTCAAGCACGATTTTTGCGTTGACCGAAGCATCCGCGCCGTTCGAAGCATACACTCCCGCTGATTTCACTTCGACGCCGGGCAGCTGCTTGCTTTTTAAAATCGCTTCCGCCATTGGGCTTCGGCAAGTATTTCCGGTACAGACAAATAAAACGCGCGCCATGCGTTTCCCTCCTGTGTTGAACTTTTCTCCATTATAAGACAATCTTAAAGCATTTTCATTTTTGCCATTTGGAAACGCGCGAAAAAAATACACCCGCATCACAACAGGTGCACAAAAAAGTCTATATTGGCAGAAGCAATTTCAGCCCGAATGCGAGCAAAATGCTTCCTCCCAATGCTTCGCTGTATGTACCAAGCCAACCCTGCACTCTTTTCCCGACCAGCAGGCCTGCCCATGTCAGGACCATCGCTGCGACTCCAAAGCAAATCAGTACTAGCAGCGTCCTCGCGCCATAGATTCCCAGTGTGAGGCCGACAGAAAAACTATCAAGGCTGACAGATAGGGCAAAAATCATTAAACCCTTGCCAACCGGAGTAATCAGGCTTGTCTCCTCTTCCTTGAAGCTTGCCCAGATCATCTGGACACCGAGCACAATCAGCAGCAGGCCGCCAATATATCCTGCTATCGCCCCGAATTGCTGCGATAAAAATCTTCCTGCCACCATTCCAAGCAGCGGCATCCACACATGGAACAAGCCAATCGTGACGCCAATTTTAAAAATATGCCTTTTCGTCAGCCTGAACATGCCCATTCCGAGACCTACGGAAAATGCATCCATTCCCAATGCGAATGCCATCAACATCAGTGTGAATAATTCGCCGGCTATTGCTGCCATGTCTTCGCCCCCTCGGACTTGCTAATTCAGCATATGCACGTCCAAAAAGATTTAGAAGCACGGAATTGGGAGTTTAAAACTCATGGCGGCCGCAACAGCAAAAAAGCGCTCCAGGACTGAAGCGCTTTTCTTCTATTTGTTGATAATCGGCAGACCAGAAGCCTTTGATAAGCGATTCATGATTGCCTGGCCGACGCCCTGCTCAGGGAAGACTTCTCCGAAAATGATATCGAGGTCTTCCTGGTTGAAGGCCCGGAGTGTATCATAGAGAGCTTCCGCGACAGTTTCAAGACGGGCTCTTTCGCCGCATGCTATCACGACATTCGCATCATAAAATCTCTTGTTTTCCTTCGTGGTCATCACGCCGACTCTCTGGCCTTCGTTCCGCTTTTCATTCACCAGCTGCTGGATTTCTTCTTTTGATCCATCAACGAGATAAAAAGGGGAATTAGGCGCGTAATGGCGGTATTTCATCCCAGGTGCTTTCGGGGCCTGGCCTTCATCCGTTAACGCCGGGTCTGCCGAAACTTTACCAATTACTTCTTCCAACTGCTCCTTCGTTACACCGCCAGGCCTTAGAATCACAGGGATTTCACTGGTGCAATCGACCACCGTGGATTCAAGGCCAACTCCGGTTGCACCGCCATCGACAATCCCGGAAATTCTGCCGGTCAGATCGTCGGCAACATGCGCAGCCGTCGTCGGGCTTGGCTTACCTGACAGATTCGCACTTGGTGCCGCAAGTGGAAGGCCTGTCCCCTCGATGAGTGCCAGGGCAACGGGATGGTCGGGCATCCTGATTGCGACTGTGGATAATCCGGCAGTTGCCTTTTCAGAAAGAGCGCCTGCCTTCTTTTCGAGGATGATCGTCAGCGGACCTGGCCAGAAAGCATCCATTAATCGCAATGCCTGTTCAGGGATTTCTTTTACAAAAGAATGAATTTGTTCACGATTGGCAATATGGATAATCAATGGGTTATCCCCAGGTCTTCCTTTTGCTTCGAAAATCTTCGATACGGCTTCATCGCTTTCTGCGTTACCTCCGAGTCCATAAACCGTTTCTGTCGGAAAAGCGACGACTTCATTTTGCTTCAGTTTTTGTGCAGCTTCCATGATTTGTGGATATGTTTTTAAATTATCCACATTCTTATCCACTGTCCACATTTGTGTTTGCATGTACATCCACCTTTTACTTCTCGCTATACTAGTCTATTTCTATGAAAGTATAAAAGAAGAATTAGCAGAACTCAAGTTTTTATCCACAAATTGTGGATACTTTTAATGAAACAGTGGATAACTTTGTGGATTAATCCACAATTCACAGAATTATTTTCATAATCGCGGAGTTATCCACAGTTAAAACTTGTTTAAGATGATTTTTTTCAAGAAGAGAATCAGGAATTTCGGATTGGTTCACCATTTCAAAACCAATGCTCCCAAAAAAAGAGACAGCACTCATCTTGTTGGTGACGAGATAAAGCTCCTCCAGCTCCTGGCTTTTCGCCGTCAGGAATGCTCTTTTGAAAAGAAGCATCAAATCAGGCTGGGCAATTTGCGGAGAGACGACGAAGGAACGCAATAAACCCGCCTTGTCCACAGGTTCTACACCAAGACATGCCTTAAGTTCCCCTTCCTGATTCTCCATTAAAGAAAAGTTTTCAATCGATTCTGCCAAACCTTCCGGGCTTACACCTGCCTCTGTCAAAAAAGCATCTAGCTTAGGCAGGTCCTCTTTATTTGCACTTCTGATTTTCCATGTCATATCTTTCACCTCGAGATTTAGATTCTACTAAATTGATATGATAGGATCGAAAAAAGTAGAACTCAAAAAAAAAACACGGCAGCAAATCACTTATGTGACGCTGCCGTGCTTCTTTTAAATGTGCTCTTTAAGCCGGGTGTTTAGTCGTTGTTATTGTTGTTGCGGGCATTGCCGCCTTTTTCACCGATTTCTTCATAGAAGCTTCGGTCATGGTTCTCAGAAGTCGCTTCTCCGCCTTTGCGGCCAATCTCCTGATAGAAGTCCTTGTCGTGGCTTTCGGATGTTGATTCGCCACCTTTTTTACCGATTTCCTGGTAGAATTCGCTGTCATGGCTCTCAGCAGTAGCCTCTCCGCCTTTGCGGCCAATATCCTGATAGAAATCTTTGTCGTGATTGTTGGAAGTTGCTTCGCCGCCTTTACGGCCGATTTCCTGATAGAATTCGCTGCCATGGTTCTGACTTGTTGCTTCGCCGCCCATGCGTCCTCGTTCTTCACGTGACATCTTATCATTATTATTGTTTTTAGCCATATTACTCATCCTCCTTGAAATCTAAGTTTTGATGTTACACTACACTGAATATCCGGAATCTCACATGCTAAAACTAGATTCAAAAGAATGTAATATGCTTGTTCAACGAATGTAATATTTTTGGAAAATCGCGCAGTCGTTTTTCCTCCTTTACCATGTATTTCTTAATAGAAGCTAGCTAATGTTTCCTAGCTTCTCATAGTGAAAAATTCATACGTGAGTGATTTAGGTCACTATGTCCCTCACTTTGTATGGTTATAATAAATTTATACAGATGAAAACCTTTCTCAAAAAGGGGGCAGGGCATGGAAATCAAAACAATCTATCAGCAAATTGGCGGAGACGAATCGATCCGCAAAATTGTTGATACTTTTTATCCGAAAGTTTATGAAAATGAAGAGCTCAGTCCGTTGTTTGAAGGAGATATAGCAGAAATCAAGAGGAAGCAGTGGATGTTCCTCACACAACTGACCGGCGGCGGAGCACTTTACAGCGAGGAATTCGGACCTCCCAATATGAGGGCCAGGCATATGCCTTTTGAAATAACGCCTATTCGCGCGCAGGCATGGCTGAGGCTGATGCATGAAACATTGACCGAAACAGGATTGCTGGAAACCGGGGGAGGCAAAGCCTTGTTCGAGCGCTTGAGCCAGATCGCGCCAATTATGATCAACAGCCAATAAGGAGGGCTTATCATGGAAAAACAATCATTGAAACAATACCAGGAATTCAGCGAAGAACGGTTTACGAAACGGATTGTCTTTAAAAAAGGTGACAGCACTGTATTCCTGCTAAACTTCATGCCAGGCCAGGAGCTGCCGAAGCACACTCATCCAGGGACAGAAGTGTTTATTTTAACAATGCAGGGCGAAGGAACGTTTACGATTGACGGAGAAGAAGTAACGGCAGCAGCCATCGAAACCGTCCATTTGAGCGGCAGCGAAGAACTATCCTATAAAAACACCGGTGATGAGCCTGTCACTTTATATGTGATGCTCAACAAGATTCCGGATGAAAGATTTGCACAAGATATTTAAAGTAAGATTGAAGCAGCTGGTTTTTGCTAGTTGGTCGATATAATGATGGATTTGGTCGAAATACTTTAAAATGTGGTCGATATAATTGAAAATCCGCTGATATAATTCAAAAAGTGGTCGATATATTTTGAAATTCGCCAAATTAATTAAAAATGCGGTTGAATTATCTAAAATTGCGAGCTAAATCGAAGTTATTTTGATCAAATCTGCTAAAAAACAGCCCCTGCATCCTCTGCCGGGGCTTATTTTATCCGAAAATCCTGTTCCAAATCTCCACCAGGAAGAATGCAACCTCCACTTCTTCTTCCTCGCTGCCTTCGTAGACTGGTTTTTCATCCTTTTCTGATGATTTCTTGTCCTTTTTCGTTTCTTTTACAAGATCGGCATCTGCCTTTTCGTCTTCCACATCTGCTTTTACATCACCTTTGTCGCTGTTTTCATCGAAGCCTTCGCTTGTTGCTTCGCCGTTTGAGAAATCAAGGAAGCATAGCGGCGGATACAGGACGCACCACCAGTTTGCTCCTTCTCCTTCGCCCAGGGTGATGAGGATCGCTTCATATTCACCTGCCGGATAAAGGAACTGTCCGTATAGTTTAGTAGGAAACTGGACCTTATCGAACTCTGTTTTTACCGTCTGTGTGGAGCCTTGTTCTGCGACGACTTTTTCGGCGATCTTCTGGATTTCCGGAAGTTTGGACTTGATCACTTCTCTCGCAGCTTCAATCGATGTAAGGTCCTGGACCCATTTGGTGATCTCCTTATTGATTTCATCGCGTACCAGTCGCTTGATTTCCTGATCTTTTTCAAGGTCGCTTTCAGCAAGAATCCTCAGCCGGATCGCTTCGTTCGGTATGACCTTTGCCTCCTGGGCTGCCACTTCCGTTTTCGGTGTATATAAACTTAACATCGTACCTGCACATAAT belongs to Mesobacillus sp. AQ2 and includes:
- the rpiB gene encoding ribose 5-phosphate isomerase B yields the protein MKVAIASDHGGVNIREEIKKLMDEMNIQYEDFGCECGTSVDYPDYALPVAEKVANGEFDKGILICGTGIGMSIAANKVKGIRCALVHDVFSAKATRQHNDSNMLAMGERVIGPGLAREIAAVWLTEEYEGGRHENRVGKIKEYENKQ
- a CDS encoding HAMP domain-containing methyl-accepting chemotaxis protein yields the protein MGLRKKMVILTTVLAIITYSTSAFFIYFLYPFVQKFIGINSVVYTAAVLGLGIFWSGLLAYMAAGLIIKPLQKLEQSALKAAQGEIGEDVEVSKSDDEIRSLGMAFNNMLSNLREMVSQIDANFNETNEKVIRISGQSAAASEQASIISTTIKEIAAGADSSALSTQTTAESVDEVIRIAEDVQEKARASESISVEMVKDLQESKDAIHSLISGIERLANDNRESLGTVKRLEENATKVEQIIQLVGDIAAQTNLLALNASIEAARAGEHGKGFAVVAEEVRKLADQSADAVQGISGLIQNIQSEVQNVVGQISRQVETANGEAKKGEKTNQVIEEMTETIHEMADVIHTITALVETQMKTIQHTSNQSQEMAAIAEETSAGALSVASAAEQQAEVISDVEELAVELQNQAGKLKSTITKFSL
- a CDS encoding low molecular weight protein arginine phosphatase; this encodes MARVLFVCTGNTCRSPMAEAILKSKQLPGVEVKSAGVYASNGADASVNAKIVLEENEISHEHLSSTLTKDMIDWATVVLTMTGSHKGLILSQYPDAAEKTFTLKEFAGESGSRDVADPYGGDEQIYRKAFQEIQKSIERIIDKIR
- a CDS encoding manganese efflux pump MntP family protein — its product is MAAIAGELFTLMLMAFALGMDAFSVGLGMGMFRLTKRHIFKIGVTIGLFHVWMPLLGMVAGRFLSQQFGAIAGYIGGLLLIVLGVQMIWASFKEEETSLITPVGKGLMIFALSVSLDSFSVGLTLGIYGARTLLVLICFGVAAMVLTWAGLLVGKRVQGWLGTYSEALGGSILLAFGLKLLLPI
- a CDS encoding L-threonylcarbamoyladenylate synthase, coding for MQTQMWTVDKNVDNLKTYPQIMEAAQKLKQNEVVAFPTETVYGLGGNAESDEAVSKIFEAKGRPGDNPLIIHIANREQIHSFVKEIPEQALRLMDAFWPGPLTIILEKKAGALSEKATAGLSTVAIRMPDHPVALALIEGTGLPLAAPSANLSGKPSPTTAAHVADDLTGRISGIVDGGATGVGLESTVVDCTSEIPVILRPGGVTKEQLEEVIGKVSADPALTDEGQAPKAPGMKYRHYAPNSPFYLVDGSKEEIQQLVNEKRNEGQRVGVMTTKENKRFYDANVVIACGERARLETVAEALYDTLRAFNQEDLDIIFGEVFPEQGVGQAIMNRLSKASGLPIINK
- a CDS encoding KGG domain-containing protein — translated: MAKNNNNDKMSREERGRMGGEATSQNHGSEFYQEIGRKGGEATSNNHDKDFYQDIGRKGGEATAESHDSEFYQEIGKKGGESTSESHDKDFYQEIGRKGGEATSENHDRSFYEEIGEKGGNARNNNNND
- a CDS encoding globin; translated protein: MEIKTIYQQIGGDESIRKIVDTFYPKVYENEELSPLFEGDIAEIKRKQWMFLTQLTGGGALYSEEFGPPNMRARHMPFEITPIRAQAWLRLMHETLTETGLLETGGGKALFERLSQIAPIMINSQ
- a CDS encoding cupin domain-containing protein, coding for MEKQSLKQYQEFSEERFTKRIVFKKGDSTVFLLNFMPGQELPKHTHPGTEVFILTMQGEGTFTIDGEEVTAAAIETVHLSGSEELSYKNTGDEPVTLYVMLNKIPDERFAQDI
- the spoIIR gene encoding stage II sporulation protein R; amino-acid sequence: MMKKSAALLYILLLCAGTMLSLYTPKTEVAAQEAKVIPNEAIRLRILAESDLEKDQEIKRLVRDEINKEITKWVQDLTSIEAAREVIKSKLPEIQKIAEKVVAEQGSTQTVKTEFDKVQFPTKLYGQFLYPAGEYEAILITLGEGEGANWWCVLYPPLCFLDFSNGEATSEGFDENSDKGDVKADVEDEKADADLVKETKKDKKSSEKDEKPVYEGSEEEEVEVAFFLVEIWNRIFG